The following proteins come from a genomic window of Gossypium raimondii isolate GPD5lz chromosome 5, ASM2569854v1, whole genome shotgun sequence:
- the LOC128041371 gene encoding uncharacterized protein LOC128041371, which translates to MWENRHEYQPTREPIIVPELGCVPEYMPWFRIHCKPYLLTPEKKQRQIRVGREMRGPLNPSGQDYEGNPSTRPRQSPSSSSAAMQSPSRTRAPTQSPDAAIQPMIPTQPPFQMMPGAFSSPYMYPNPYMYPFSESYGRLEPNARFSSISCYAERTTDI; encoded by the coding sequence atgtgggaaaatcggcatgaatatcaacctactcgggaaccaatcatcgttccggagttagggtgcgttccagaatacatgccatggtttaggatccattgcaagccgtatttactgacgCCAGAGAAGAAgcagcggcaaatacgtgtcggaagggaaatgcgcgggcctctaaatccaagtgGACAAGACTACGAAGGCaacccctcaacgaggcccagacagtCACCCagctcatcatcagcggccatgcaatcaccgtcccgcacgagagcaccgacgcagtcacctgacgcagcaattcaaccgatgatacccacgcaaccgccttttcagatgatgccaggtgcgttttctagcccttatatgtaccctaacccttacatgtatcctttttccgaatcctatggcaggttggagccaaatgcccggttcagctccatttcctgttatgccgaGCGGACCACCGATATATAG
- the LOC105769953 gene encoding 60S acidic ribosomal protein P3 → MGVFTFVCRSKGGEWSAKQLEGEIESSAASTYELQRKLVQAATACDSSGGVTSSFSVVTPNSAVFQVVIGGAVGGAFIGGGGAAAAPAGGAAAAAEAPAAEEKKEEKEESDDDMGFSLFD, encoded by the exons aTGGGTGTTTTCACATTTGTGTGCAGGAGCAAAGGCGGTGAGTGGTCTGCCAAGCAGTTGGAGGGAGAGATTGAAAGCTCTGCTGCTTCCACTTACGAGCTCCAGCGGAAACTCGTCCAGGCTGCCACCGCCTGCGACTCCTCTGGTGGTGTCACCTCCTCTTTCTCTGTCGTTACCCCTAATTCTGCCGTTTTCCAG GTGGTTATTGGAGGTGCTGTGGGCGGAGCCTTCATCGGGGGTGGAGGTGCTGCTGCTGCTCCGGCTGGAGGCGCTGCCGCTGCCGCTGAAGCTCCTGCAGCTGAGgagaaaaaggaagagaaaGAGGAGAGTGATGACGATATGGGATTCTCTCTCTTTGATTAA